A part of Helicoverpa zea isolate HzStark_Cry1AcR chromosome 17, ilHelZeax1.1, whole genome shotgun sequence genomic DNA contains:
- the LOC124638438 gene encoding cyclin-dependent kinases regulatory subunit codes for MSSRDIYYSEKYYDEEHEYRHVVLPKEMVKLVPKNHLMSEQEWRGIGVQQSQGWVHYMTHQPEPHILLFRRKKEKK; via the exons ATGTCGAGTAGGGATATTTATTACTCTGAGAAATACTACGATGAAGAACACGAATACAG GCATGTGGTACTGCCGAAAGAGATGGTGAAGCTGGTTCCTAAGAACCACTTGATGTCAGAGCAAGAGTGGCGCGGCATCGGAGTGCAGCAGAGTCAGGGGTGGGTGCACTACATGACGCATCAACCTG AGCCCCACATCCTGCTATTTCgacgaaagaaagaaaagaagtgA